In Pseudomonadota bacterium, the genomic window GCTCAGGTGCGGCCGGCCCAGCGGATCGTCGTTGAAGTCGAAGCTTTCCCGGAGGCTGTCTTCGAGGGTGAGATCTACGCCGTCGACCCGCGCGTCGATGAAGCCTCCCGTAGCCTGCGGGTCCGGGGCCGCATCCCCAATCAGCACCTCAAGTTACGGCCCGGCATGTTCGCCCGCGCCAGCCTCATCCTGTCGGTGCGGGAGGACGCGTTGTGGGTGCCGGAACAGGCCCTGGTGCCGATGGCAAGCGGCCAGTTCGTATATCGCGCGGTCGGCGGTAAAGCCGTGCTGACCCAGGTCACCACCGGAACGCGTGTCCCCGGAGAGGTCGAAATCACCGCGGGCCTAGAGGTGAGCGACATCGTCGTGACGGAGGGCTACGCCAAGCTCCAGGACGGCGTCCCGATAGAAGCCACGGACTGGTCCGACACCCGCGGCGCCGAGCCAGCCGCCGGGTAGCTTTCCCGTGGTCCTCTCCGATCTCTCGATCCGCCGTCCCGTGCTGGCCACGGTCATGAGCCTGGTGGTGGTGTTGCTGGGGCTCATGGCTTACGAGCGCTTGCCCGTGCGCGAGTATCCCGACATCGATGCGCCGGCGATGACGGTGCGCACCGTCTACCCAGGCGCCTCGAGCGAAGTCATCGAAAGCCAAGTCACCCGGCCGATCGAGGATTCGGTCGCGGGCCTTGAGGGAAT contains:
- a CDS encoding efflux RND transporter periplasmic adaptor subunit is translated as AQVRPAQRIVVEVEAFPEAVFEGEIYAVDPRVDEASRSLRVRGRIPNQHLKLRPGMFARASLILSVREDALWVPEQALVPMASGQFVYRAVGGKAVLTQVTTGTRVPGEVEITAGLEVSDIVVTEGYAKLQDGVPIEATDWSDTRGAEPAAG